In a single window of the Mauremys reevesii isolate NIE-2019 linkage group 3, ASM1616193v1, whole genome shotgun sequence genome:
- the C3H1orf198 gene encoding uncharacterized protein C1orf198 homolog isoform X1 — MASMAAAIAASRTAVLNGNRPLDERERKRFSYFSSLSPMARKIMAEKERIRERYGPDWERLPPRQQDEIIDKCLVEPHVQARYAAHRGAARAAPPACYPGLRLNTGQKVVRFGDEDITWQDEHSAPFSWETKSQMEFSVASLSIQEQGSQNEQRQLVKAAPGVQAPKSSQGNKALSSDGLIPPRKEEESSFWKINAERSKVEGEQSEFQSLTPSQIKSMEKGEKSLPTYYRQESAPKETTKAEKSSIAKQENFVTPSLPATSLEWEKPRPSQPSTSTPDDIFLPEQPEQLASAGSKNEDADGTMLSDPQTFGQINTSNVILKTGFDFLDNW, encoded by the exons ATGGCCTCCATGGCTGCGGCGATCGCCGCCTCCCGCACCGCGGTGCTGAACGGGAACCGGCCGCTGGACGAGCGGGAGCGCAAGCGCTTCAGCTACTTCTCCTCGCTGAGCCCCATGGCGCGGAAGATCatggcggagaaggagcggatccGCGAGCGCTACGGGCCCGACTGGGAGCGGCTGCCGCCCCGCCAGCAGGACGAGATCATCGACAAGTGCCTGGTGGAGCCGCACGTCCAGGCCCGCTACGCGGCGCATCGCGGGGCCGCCCGCGCCGCGCCCCCCGCCTGCTACCCCGGCCTGCGCCTCAACACCGGCCAGAAGGTGGTGCGCTTCGGCGACGAG GACATAACTTGGCAAGATGAACATTCGGCCCCTTTCTCTTGGGAAACCAAG AGTCAAATGGAGTTCAGTGTTGCATCTCTGTCTATACAAGAACAAGGTTCACAAAATGAACAGAGGCAACTAGTCAAAGCAGCTCCCGGTGTCCAGGCCCCCAAATCTTCTCAGGGTAATAAGGCACTTAGCTCCGATGGGCTAATACCACCCAGGAAGGAAGAAGAGTCATCTTTCTGGAAGATAAATGCAGAGCGCTCAAAGGTTGAAGGTGAACAGTCTGAGTTCCAGTCCTTAACCCCCAGCCAGATCAAATCTATGGAGAAAGGAGAGAAGTCCCTTCCAACATATTACAGGCAAGAGTCTGCTccaaaagagacaactaaagCTGAGAAGTCCAGCATAGCTAAACAAGAAAATTTTGTCACCCCAAGCCTTCCTGCCACATCCCTAGAATGGGAGAAACCTCGACCCAGTCAGCCCTCTACTAGCACTCCAGATGACATCTTTCTTCCTGAGCAACCGGAACAACTGGCATCTGCAGGGTCAAAAAATGAAGATGCCGATGGCACGATGCTTTCAGACCCACAGACATTTGGACAG ATTAATACAAGCAATGTTATCTTGAAGACTGGCTTTGATTTTCTAGACAACTGGTAA
- the C3H1orf198 gene encoding uncharacterized protein C1orf198 homolog isoform X2 gives MASMAAAIAASRTAVLNGNRPLDERERKRFSYFSSLSPMARKIMAEKERIRERYGPDWERLPPRQQDEIIDKCLVEPHVQARYAAHRGAARAAPPACYPGLRLNTGQKVVRFGDESQMEFSVASLSIQEQGSQNEQRQLVKAAPGVQAPKSSQGNKALSSDGLIPPRKEEESSFWKINAERSKVEGEQSEFQSLTPSQIKSMEKGEKSLPTYYRQESAPKETTKAEKSSIAKQENFVTPSLPATSLEWEKPRPSQPSTSTPDDIFLPEQPEQLASAGSKNEDADGTMLSDPQTFGQINTSNVILKTGFDFLDNW, from the exons ATGGCCTCCATGGCTGCGGCGATCGCCGCCTCCCGCACCGCGGTGCTGAACGGGAACCGGCCGCTGGACGAGCGGGAGCGCAAGCGCTTCAGCTACTTCTCCTCGCTGAGCCCCATGGCGCGGAAGATCatggcggagaaggagcggatccGCGAGCGCTACGGGCCCGACTGGGAGCGGCTGCCGCCCCGCCAGCAGGACGAGATCATCGACAAGTGCCTGGTGGAGCCGCACGTCCAGGCCCGCTACGCGGCGCATCGCGGGGCCGCCCGCGCCGCGCCCCCCGCCTGCTACCCCGGCCTGCGCCTCAACACCGGCCAGAAGGTGGTGCGCTTCGGCGACGAG AGTCAAATGGAGTTCAGTGTTGCATCTCTGTCTATACAAGAACAAGGTTCACAAAATGAACAGAGGCAACTAGTCAAAGCAGCTCCCGGTGTCCAGGCCCCCAAATCTTCTCAGGGTAATAAGGCACTTAGCTCCGATGGGCTAATACCACCCAGGAAGGAAGAAGAGTCATCTTTCTGGAAGATAAATGCAGAGCGCTCAAAGGTTGAAGGTGAACAGTCTGAGTTCCAGTCCTTAACCCCCAGCCAGATCAAATCTATGGAGAAAGGAGAGAAGTCCCTTCCAACATATTACAGGCAAGAGTCTGCTccaaaagagacaactaaagCTGAGAAGTCCAGCATAGCTAAACAAGAAAATTTTGTCACCCCAAGCCTTCCTGCCACATCCCTAGAATGGGAGAAACCTCGACCCAGTCAGCCCTCTACTAGCACTCCAGATGACATCTTTCTTCCTGAGCAACCGGAACAACTGGCATCTGCAGGGTCAAAAAATGAAGATGCCGATGGCACGATGCTTTCAGACCCACAGACATTTGGACAG ATTAATACAAGCAATGTTATCTTGAAGACTGGCTTTGATTTTCTAGACAACTGGTAA
- the C3H1orf198 gene encoding uncharacterized protein C1orf198 homolog isoform X3, giving the protein MKWKSIFLLERSKRGESQMEFSVASLSIQEQGSQNEQRQLVKAAPGVQAPKSSQGNKALSSDGLIPPRKEEESSFWKINAERSKVEGEQSEFQSLTPSQIKSMEKGEKSLPTYYRQESAPKETTKAEKSSIAKQENFVTPSLPATSLEWEKPRPSQPSTSTPDDIFLPEQPEQLASAGSKNEDADGTMLSDPQTFGQINTSNVILKTGFDFLDNW; this is encoded by the exons ATGAAGTGGAAATCCATATTTTTGCTGGAGAGGAGTAAGAGAGGAGAG AGTCAAATGGAGTTCAGTGTTGCATCTCTGTCTATACAAGAACAAGGTTCACAAAATGAACAGAGGCAACTAGTCAAAGCAGCTCCCGGTGTCCAGGCCCCCAAATCTTCTCAGGGTAATAAGGCACTTAGCTCCGATGGGCTAATACCACCCAGGAAGGAAGAAGAGTCATCTTTCTGGAAGATAAATGCAGAGCGCTCAAAGGTTGAAGGTGAACAGTCTGAGTTCCAGTCCTTAACCCCCAGCCAGATCAAATCTATGGAGAAAGGAGAGAAGTCCCTTCCAACATATTACAGGCAAGAGTCTGCTccaaaagagacaactaaagCTGAGAAGTCCAGCATAGCTAAACAAGAAAATTTTGTCACCCCAAGCCTTCCTGCCACATCCCTAGAATGGGAGAAACCTCGACCCAGTCAGCCCTCTACTAGCACTCCAGATGACATCTTTCTTCCTGAGCAACCGGAACAACTGGCATCTGCAGGGTCAAAAAATGAAGATGCCGATGGCACGATGCTTTCAGACCCACAGACATTTGGACAG ATTAATACAAGCAATGTTATCTTGAAGACTGGCTTTGATTTTCTAGACAACTGGTAA